A segment of the Falsirhodobacter algicola genome:
CGCTCCTTGCCTCCAGCATCGGGGGCATCTTCGGCGGGCTGGTGCTGATCTTCGTGTCGGTGCCGCTGGCGAAATTCGCGCTCAATTTCGGCAGCCCGGAATATTTCCTGCTGGGGGTGATCGGCCTGCTGACCGTCGCCCTGCTGAGCGGGCGCGACAAGATCAAGAGCATGATCTCGGTCGTGCTGGGGCTGATGGCGGGCACGGTGGGGGTCGATGCGCTGACCGGCGTGGACCGCGCGACCTTCGGCCAGCCCGAGCTGATGGACGGCATCAACCTCGTGGCGCTGCTGGTCGGGATCTTCGCCATCTCCGAATTGCTGGCGATGATCAGCAAGGGGCTGAACATCCGCTATGTCGCCGATTACGCGCGGCTGAAGACCGGCCTGACCGGGGCGGAGGTGAAGGGCGTGGCCAAGCCCACGCTGATCGGTTCGCTGATCGGGGCGGGCACGGGCATCCTGCCGGGGATCGGCGGGGGGGCGGCCTGCTGGTTCGCCTATGCGCTGGCCAGCAAGCTCTCCAAGAATCCCGGCGCGTTCGGGCGCGGCAGCCCCGAAGGGATCGCGGCGCCGGAATCGTCGAACAACGCGTCGGCGGGCGGGGCGCTGGTGCCGTTCCTCGCGCTTGGGATTCCGGGTTCGGCGGCGGTGGCGATCATCATGGGGGCCTTCGTGATGAACGGCATCCAGCCCGGCCCCGGCGTCTTCACCGCCGAGCGCGATCTCGTCTATGGCATCTTCTACGGCTTCATCGTGACGACGGTGGCGATGTATCTCGTGGGCCGCCTGCTGACGCCGATGTTCGCGCGGGTGCTGGTGGTGCCGAACGCGTTTCTGGTGCCCATCGTGCTGGTGCTGTGCCTGATCGGCATCTACGCCTCCAACGCGGCCTTCTTCGATCTGTGGCTGGCGATGGGGATCGGGGTGCTGTTCTACATCCTGAAACGGCTCGAATATTCGGTGTCCTCGGTCATCATCGCCTATGTGCTGGCCCCGATCATCGAAGAGAACTTCCGCCGGTCGCTGAACCTGTCGAACGGCAGCTACGGCGTGTTCATCTCGGGC
Coding sequences within it:
- a CDS encoding tripartite tricarboxylate transporter permease, coding for MDTFGQDLIHLFTITNMLCILLGTVVGMVFGALPGLGTVIAVALLLPVTFTLPPLAGILMLLATYQAGEYGGSISAILLGVPGTPQAAATVIDGHPMAVNESPGKALSYSLLASSIGGIFGGLVLIFVSVPLAKFALNFGSPEYFLLGVIGLLTVALLSGRDKIKSMISVVLGLMAGTVGVDALTGVDRATFGQPELMDGINLVALLVGIFAISELLAMISKGLNIRYVADYARLKTGLTGAEVKGVAKPTLIGSLIGAGTGILPGIGGGAACWFAYALASKLSKNPGAFGRGSPEGIAAPESSNNASAGGALVPFLALGIPGSAAVAIIMGAFVMNGIQPGPGVFTAERDLVYGIFYGFIVTTVAMYLVGRLLTPMFARVLVVPNAFLVPIVLVLCLIGIYASNAAFFDLWLAMGIGVLFYILKRLEYSVSSVIIAYVLAPIIEENFRRSLNLSNGSYGVFISGPYSILLVLAIVAALGWSVHAALRQRRARPAVQ